Below is a window of Clostridiales bacterium DNA.
ACCCGGCCGTATACGGAGAAACTGCCATGAAAACACGCCGGTCCATCCTGCTCCGCCTTACAGCCATTCTCCTGCTGGCTGCCCTGCTTCCGCCGGCCCTGGCGGACCATACCCACTGGTGTGATATCTGCGATGAAAACACGGACTTTTACAGGGACGAGGAAACCGGCGATGATGTCTGCAGCGTCTGCGGCTGGCGGATCGAAGGCCGTGCCAAAGTGACCGCGTCGCCAACGCCCTCACCGACGCCGACACCTACACCTACACCTACGCCGACGCCGGCTCCGACGGAATCCCCGACGCCGTCCCCAAGCCCGACACCGACGCCCACGCCAACGCCCACACCGACATCCACGCCGACCCCGGCGGCAACAGATACTCCCACACCGACGCCCACGCCCACGCCGACTCCGGCACCGACGCAGCCCCCGGCTCCGGCTCCTGCGCAGGCAGGCCAGCCGGCGGTCACTCCGGAAGCCCCGGCAGGAGTTCCTTCTGACCATACAACGCCGCCGGGGGCCGAAAGCATCCCGGAAAATCCGCCGCCGACTCCGGTTCATTCAGCGGAAACCCCGGTTCCCGCATCGGACCCGGAAACTCCGACCCCTGTACCCGGGGAGAACACTCCGACACCCACCCCGGTGATTCAACCGGAAACGCAGGTGCCGGTATCCGACCGGGAAACACCGACTCCCGCCCCCAGCGCGGAAACGCCGGCTCCTATGCCGGACCAGACGACACCGACACCGGTTCCGAAGGCGGAAACGCCGGCTCCCATGCCGGACCAGACGACACCGACACCGGTTCCGAAGGCGGAAACGCCGGCTCCCATGCCGGACCAGGAGACGCCGACACCGATGCAGAAGGCGGAAACTCCAGCCCCCATGCCGGACCAGGAAACTCCGACCCCCATGCCGAAAGCGAAAACCCCGGTGCCGACCCCGACGATCCGGCCGGAAACTCCGGTTCTTATGCCGGATCAGGTGACGCCGACGCCGGCTCCAAAGGCATCAACTCCAACGCCGCCTCCGACACTCAGTCCGGAAACCCCAGCGCCCATGCCGGGCGGGAATACGCCGGCTCCACTGCCGGAAACTCCTGCGCCGCAGCCGGAGATACCGGATGAGACGCTTCCGCCGACCTTTGCGCCGGTAACGGCCACCCCGGATCCCACATCTACCCCGGAGCCAACCCCGGTACCGACTCCCACCGGAACCCCGGCGCCGACCTTGACACCCCGGGTGATGGAAACCCCGGAACCCCAAACCCCGGAACTGGGTTCCGGAACCCGCAACTGGATCAAATATCCGTTATATGACAAAAACCACGCGGACCGCCGGCTGAATGTCCCGGCTGACCCGGATTGCTGGGCGCCCATCGCCGGCACCCCATCCCTGCTCTCCCAGGAAGATCCGGTGAGCATATAAGGGCACAAAAAAACGGTTCTGAGAGGAAAACTCTCAGAACCGTTTTTAATTTATTAGTATACTGACCGAAGGTCCAGGGCGATCGGAAAGCCCTGGTCACATCCGCAGATGCGAAATCCTTTTATATTGAGTGGGGTGGAATATGCAATATATTATTTCGCGTATTCTGTGCTCCGGGTCTCCCGAATTACGTTCACGCGGATCTGTCCGGGATACTCCATCTGCTCCTCGATGCGCTTGGCGATTTCCTTGGCCATGACCTTGATGCCATCGTCGGTCACGTCCTCGGGCTTCACCATGATGCGCACCTCGCGGCCGCTCTGGATCGCGTAGGACTTTTCTACGCCGCTGAAGCTGTTGGCGATTTCTTCCAGCTTCTCCAGCCGCTTGATGTAGTTCTCCAGGCTCTCCCGGCGGGCACCGGGACGGGCGGCGGAAATCGCGTCCGCGGCCTGCACCAGCACCGCTTCCACGGTCTGGGGTTCCACGTCGTTGTGGTGGGCCATAATGCAGTGCACCACGTCGGCGTTTTCATGGTACTTCCGGGCCAGCTCGGCGCCCAGGGTCACGTGCGTACCTTCGCTCTCGTGGTCCACGGCTTTGCCGATGTCATGCAGCAGGCCGGCGCGCTTCGCCAGCGCGACGTCCGCGCCCAGCTCGGCAGCCATCAGGCCGGCCAGGTGGCTCACTTCGATGGAGTGCTTCAGCACGTTCTGGCCGTAGCTGGTGCGGAACCGCAGGCGGCCCAGCAGCTTGACCAGTTCATTGTGGATGCCGTGCTGGTTGGTCTCGAAGATCGCGTTCTCCCCGGCTTCGCGGATCTGGTTGTCCACTTCTTTCCGGGCCTTCTCGACCATCTCTTCGATGCGGGCGGGATGAATCCGTCCGTCCATAATCAGCTTTTCAACCGCAACCCGCGCAACCTCCCGGCGCACCGGGTCGAAGGCGGACACGATCACGGCTTCCGGCGTGTCGTCGATAATCAGGTCGACGCCCGTTGCCGTTTCCAGCGCCCGGATGTTCCGGCCTTCACGGCCGATGATCCGGCCCTTCATGTCGTCGTTCGGCAGGTTGATCACGCTGACTGTGCTCTCGGCCACGTGGTCTGCTGCGCACTTCTGGATCGCCAGGGCGATGATGTTCCGGGCTTTCTTTTCCCCGTCTTCCTTAGCCTGGCTCTCGATATCTCGCACCATGGCGGCCGCGTCGTGGTAAGCGTCCTTCTGGACCTTCTCAATGACGATCTGCTTTGCTTCATCGCGGGTCATTCCGGCCACGCGCTCCAGCTCAGCCAGCTGGCGGTTTTTCAGTTCCGTGATTTCCTCTTCCTGCTTTGCAAGGTCCGCGACCTTTTTGTTCAGGTTCTCCTCGCGGGTTTCCAGGTTATCCGCTTTCTTTTCCAGGGTTTCTTCCCGCTGAATCAGGCGGCGTTCGTTCTTCTGGATTTCGTTCCGGCGTTCCCGGATTTCGCGCTCGTTTTCGGCGCGCTCCCGGTCATTTTCAGCCTTGGCCTTCAGGATTTCTTCCTTGGCTTCCAGCACCTTTTCCTTCTTGTAGTCTTCCGCTTTCCGGACCGCGTCGTCATACAGGCGGCGGGCATATTCCTCTGTCCGGTCAATCTTCTTTTCGGTGTAACTCTTCCGGTACATATAACCGAGCAGTGCACCGAGGACACACGTTACAATGGCAATCCCGATTGCAAGAATGGGTGACATGGTTCCCTCCTTTTCTGTTCAAGAATCTCAAACTCATTTTCATTATTCTCCGGCACACAAAAACCCGTGCGAAAACAAACGCTTCGCACGGCTGTACGCTGCTTCGACCGAGGAGGTCCCGGTAAATCGGTATACGGTTCGCCCCATACGGAACGCCCCTAAACAGATCGCGGACAGTGCCCGCGTTGACAATTGGGAAACACTCTATCGATAACAGCGCGCGGTAACCGCGCAGCCGAACACAGTTAATGATATATAATTTGTATACATTTGTCAAGGTTGCGTATCCAATTCCACGGGCGGAAGAGTAACTGCTCACGGAAACGGCCGGTTTCAGTGCATGACTGAAACTGTGTTAAACAATAAAAACCGGGAAGAGCGGATGATGAATTGCACTAGGAAACACAATAAATCATGCATAAATTGCACATATCAATTGACATTAATATGCAAAATGTGCATAATGTATATTGAACGGAGGTGTAAACAGTGACAGAGCTGAAGAAACAACGGCTGAAAAGCAAAATGACTCAGCGCGAAGCAGCGGAAAAGATCGGAATCTCACTTCGTTCCTATATTTCCTATGAGAATGAGGCGGAAAAAGCCAATACTCCCAAATATCGTTTTCTGCTGGCAGAAATGCGGGAAATCAGCCGTATGGATGAAGAACACGGCATTTTATCGAAAAAAGAAATTACAGAGGCATGCAATGAAATCCTGAAGGATTATCCTGTGCAGTACTGCTATCTTTTTGGTTCCTACGCCAAAGGAAAAGCTTCCGAAACCAGCGATGTCGATCTGCTGGTTTCTTCCGGCATCACCGGCCTGCGCTTTTATGAACTTGCGGAGAAACTTCGGGAACGGCTGCATAAAAAGGTTGATCTTCTGGACCTGAAACAATTGACAGGTAACGAAGAACTCCTGAATGAAATACTGAAGGATGGGATCAGGATTTATCAATAATGCAAAAAGGAGATCTCAAAATGGATATTATTCTGAATATTCTGATATTCCTCATTACCGCGGCTTTGGTCTTTGCCCTCTTCCGCAAGGATGGGCAGTGGACGCCGGATAACGCCCGGGGTGCTTTCCGCTTCTTCACTGTGCAGAGCAATACGCTCTGTGCCGTCGTCTCCCTGATCACGGCCATCACCGCCCTGGCCGGCGGAGTACCGCAGTGGGCCTGGACACTCAAGTATATCGGCACCGCGGCGGTCACCGTCACGATGCTCACCGTCATTTTCTTCCTGGCGCCCAGCATCGGGAAGGACTGGTACGATGTGCTCCTGAAAGGCGCGAGCAACCTGTTCATGCACCTGCTCACCCCGCTCATGGCGCTCGTTTCCTTCTGCCTGCTGGAAAAGCGCGGCATGTCATTCCCCCAGTGCCTGTGGGGACTGCTCCCGGTGGTCCTGTACGGCCCGCTGTACCTGTACAAAATCGCCTTTGCCCCGGAAGAAAAGCGCTGGAAGGATTTCTACGGCTTCAACAAAAACGGAAACTGGAAGATCTCCTTTACCGCCATGGTTATTGGTACCTTCCTCATCTGCCTGGGCATCATGGCGCTGCAGAATCTGTAACAGCAGGACAACAGATAAATGGACTCCCCATACCAGGGGAGTCCGTTTACAATTGAGCGGATTATGGGAAAATAAACCGCAGGGAAAGGACCGGTTTTTATTTCCAGCACTGGGGGTCAGGCGCGTAGAAATTCCCGTTCTGTGTCCCCGAAGCGACGGCCGGGCAGCCGCGGCACCAGGGCATCAGCTCGCATGAGGCGCACTTTTCAAACCGGGTGTAATCCCTGTATTGATTCATGGGACCGGCCCACAGCTCGCTGAGATTGTCTGTCAGGGCGTTGCCGATACGGCTGCTCAGTACCCGGCGGCAGGCATATACATCTCCGTTGGGCAGGATGGTCAGATGGCTGATCCCGCAGTGGCACCCGCCGTAGATCACACCGGGTTCTGTCTCTTCCGGTATCTGGAACCTTCCCCGTTCATAATCGTAAAGGGTCCAGAGGTGGTCCTTTTTTCCGTATCGGGTCTGGCTGCCTTTTTCCAGCAGCTCGTGAATAACGGTTGCGCAGTCGGCCAGGAACTGCCGGTATTCCGAAGGTGTGATGCCCACGTCTTTGTCCGGGCCGGTAGGACAGTAACGGGAGAAAGCATAGGAGCTGACGCCGGCTGCATCCATGACTTTGATCACATCCGGAATCTCTGCCATATTGGTGCGGCTCACGGTTGTCATGATGGCGGAAGGGAGGCCGGTCCGGTTCAGAAGGGCAATTTTTTCCATTGTTTCCCGGTATGAACCCGGTTTGCGCATCCGGTCATGGGTCGCTTCCAGGCCGTCAATGGACATCTGGTATTGTCTGCATCCCAGTTTTTTCAGTTTTTTACATGCGCCGGCTGTCAGGTGAAAGGGATTACCCATGACGGTAAAGGATACGCCGGCCTGATGCAGCAGCTCCGCGAAAGACCAGAAATCGGGATGAAGGAGCGGATCCCCTCCGGTAATGCAGAAAGATGGCTGCATATTGAGCCGGTCACAGAATCCCAGGCATTTGTCCAGGATCCGGACGAAATCGGCGGCCGAAACGGTTTCAGGCTCTTTCTGCCGGTCTTCCCCGTAGATATAGCAATGGGTACACCGCTGATCACAGGCATCGGTAATATGCCACTGGAAAGTGAACCAGGGCCGGATGTCCGAGGCGGATTTTTCTTTTTTTCTCATGATGTTTTTCATATTGTCCCCTTTGCTTGATCAGAAGCTGCTGCTGCCGCCTGAACCGCAGGAGGAGCAGGAAGAACAGGACGAACAGGAAGAACCGGAAGAACAGGAGGAGCCGGAGGAAGAAGACGAACTTGGAATTGCCTTCCTTTCCGACCGGATGAGTTTCTTGTTGAGAAGTTTGGCAGTGGAGGAATGAGCCCAGTTCAGGGATAAGGTGGTATTTTCAGCCTTTGGCTGCAGGCTTCTGTTCTGGGTCAGGATGAATGAAATCAGCAGGGCGAGGCCCAGGGCGACCAGGACCGCGCAGACCATCCGCATAACAGAGAATGCATATACACCGTGGATCGCGTTATACACGTCAGTAAAAGAAGCAACTGCGCAGTCCCCGTATTTTTGCTTGGTGGCCAGGGAACTGTTCCGGTCGGTGATTGCGTTGGCTTCGGAAGAACTGACAAAATTCTGTATATCTCCCCGGGTCAGGAGGGAAATTTTCCGGCTGCCCATGTTGATGGCAAACGCGGCGCTGGGCACGTCCACGGAGCGGCTGATATGACGGTCCACATATTGCTGTACAGACAGCAGATGATCACTGACCCTTTCGTTCGATGTCCAGAAGATGACATGACAGTACTGGGACAGTTCCTGCATGACTTTCAGCACTTTTTCTTTGTCTTCGGAAGAAAGCAGCCCGGCGGAATCATCCAGGATAATCCGGTATTCGTTTTCGGCGGAACCCGGATACTCCTGTGCCGGCTTTGGCACAGGGGTCGGATCCGACCTGGATGAAGAATCGGTAGAAGGCTTTGAGAAATCAATTTCAGTATAGGAATATTGCGGAGCGCTGAACTCCAGCGGGGGAATATAGTAGGTGGGCAAAGAGCCTGCACCGGTGAGTTTTTCTTCAGACAGGGCGGAAGGCGCCGGTAACCATATAACTGCCAGCAGGAGAAGAAGCGCCGCAAAGGCTTTCAGCGTCCTGGTTTTCATAGGCATCCCTCCTTTTCATCAAAGAAGGGAACCGGACGGGTCACATATGCGTTGTGGAGCCTGAACGCGTTCAGCAGGACCAGCAGGGTAATCACAGAGCAGACCAGGCCAATGAGGTACAGGAATGTTTTGAATCTTCCAAACAGAATGGTCAGGAAGCAGATAACAATCTGCGCAATCAGGCAGTAACGGTCCGGAACGGACAGAGTCGTTCCCTTGAACAGAAAGACGAGCAGCATCACCGCAGAAAAAATACACAGGGCCGGGGGCAGCACGGAACTGTCCGAAATCAGGGAGTTCACAGCGCGGAGTGGGTTTCCGTTAAGGACCACATACAGCAGAAGAATAACGGCAACCACAATTCCTGTAATCCACAGGGGTTTCCACCGTACGAAAACCCGGTCTTTCTCCTGCCCGGCCTGTGACGTGGCAGGAAGGTACTGAACCAGGTTTTGCTTCTCCTCCGTCTTGACGTTCCGGAGCATGGTCCGGGTTGGATCGCTGTCATTTCCTTCCCGGTTTATCCTGGCCAGGAATGGGCCTGCTGCGTTCCAGCACAGCATCGCCAGCAGGCAGCTGAGGGCTGTGGTGATTCTCGGGCGCAGCAGGATATAGCGGTGAAGCCCCAGAATCAGTGCAGTGAGAATCACAGCCAGGATACAGAACAGCAGGATGAAACGCTTGGGACTGATGGGCAGTTCACAGCGTACCTTGGGATCTTCTTTCGTTCCCTTGACGGCGGTATATACCATTTTCTCTCCCTGCCGGGTGGCCAGCAGCCAGACCGGCATCAGCACCAGCTCTGCGTTTTCCCTGAAGTTGTCCGGCAGGGTGAAGGTGCCGGGGGAACCAAGGCTTTGCAGGGCATAATCCCGGACCAGGGCGGAAAAATCATCGCTTTTCATATCCGGAGCTTCCGCGTAGAAACCGGAAAGATATGCCGGATGAAAAGGAACGGATTTCCTGCTGCTGAACGCGAGCCACTGGGCGGTTTCGTCATCAAACTGCGTGCAGGCGTCATAGTAAACATCCCATACGCTGACATGGGTGGAATGCTCCACGGCATAGGTGTTGGTCGTGATATAGTTACTGTCGGTTTCCACCTCATTCTGCTCTCCGGTGCAGGTTCCGTCGCCTTTCCCGGAGAAACACCAGAACGGGATGTAAACCGGCCGGAAATGAGCGATGGTTTCCTCTTTCCGCATGTCTCCCGGAACCAGCGGGGAGTCTTTCAGACGTTCCCGGTAAAGCTGCTCGCATTTTTCCCGTGTCATGGTGAAGGGAACGATTCGGTCCGGACGG
It encodes the following:
- the rny gene encoding ribonuclease Y; the protein is MSPILAIGIAIVTCVLGALLGYMYRKSYTEKKIDRTEEYARRLYDDAVRKAEDYKKEKVLEAKEEILKAKAENDRERAENEREIRERRNEIQKNERRLIQREETLEKKADNLETREENLNKKVADLAKQEEEITELKNRQLAELERVAGMTRDEAKQIVIEKVQKDAYHDAAAMVRDIESQAKEDGEKKARNIIALAIQKCAADHVAESTVSVINLPNDDMKGRIIGREGRNIRALETATGVDLIIDDTPEAVIVSAFDPVRREVARVAVEKLIMDGRIHPARIEEMVEKARKEVDNQIREAGENAIFETNQHGIHNELVKLLGRLRFRTSYGQNVLKHSIEVSHLAGLMAAELGADVALAKRAGLLHDIGKAVDHESEGTHVTLGAELARKYHENADVVHCIMAHHNDVEPQTVEAVLVQAADAISAARPGARRESLENYIKRLEKLEEIANSFSGVEKSYAIQSGREVRIMVKPEDVTDDGIKVMAKEIAKRIEEQMEYPGQIRVNVIRETRSTEYAK
- a CDS encoding nucleotidyltransferase domain-containing protein translates to MTELKKQRLKSKMTQREAAEKIGISLRSYISYENEAEKANTPKYRFLLAEMREISRMDEEHGILSKKEITEACNEILKDYPVQYCYLFGSYAKGKASETSDVDLLVSSGITGLRFYELAEKLRERLHKKVDLLDLKQLTGNEELLNEILKDGIRIYQ
- the acgM gene encoding radical SAM/SPASM domain protein, ACGX system is translated as MRPWFTFQWHITDACDQRCTHCYIYGEDRQKEPETVSAADFVRILDKCLGFCDRLNMQPSFCITGGDPLLHPDFWSFAELLHQAGVSFTVMGNPFHLTAGACKKLKKLGCRQYQMSIDGLEATHDRMRKPGSYRETMEKIALLNRTGLPSAIMTTVSRTNMAEIPDVIKVMDAAGVSSYAFSRYCPTGPDKDVGITPSEYRQFLADCATVIHELLEKGSQTRYGKKDHLWTLYDYERGRFQIPEETEPGVIYGGCHCGISHLTILPNGDVYACRRVLSSRIGNALTDNLSELWAGPMNQYRDYTRFEKCASCELMPWCRGCPAVASGTQNGNFYAPDPQCWK